One stretch of Cydia fagiglandana chromosome 18, ilCydFagi1.1, whole genome shotgun sequence DNA includes these proteins:
- the LOC134673071 gene encoding WD repeat-containing protein 20, with the protein MAVQSDSGGKDDVKTQFVTREGTYRLMTLSEYSRPNRVGYTSGSGSSHVRVSLVSLPPGPGAAPGSDGPPSDDRICFNHGKELYVYVYRGVKKAADLTKPVDKKMYKGTNPTCHDFNTVTMAPDSVALVIGFSTGQIQLIDPIKKELSKLYNEERLIDKTRVTCIKWVPGSSNLFITAHASGQLYVYNEELTCGTTAPHYQLFKQGDGYSIHTCRTKSTRNPLYRWVIGAEGSCINEFAFSPCGTNLAVVSQDGFLRVFHYDTMELIGRARSYFGGFLCVCWSPDGKYVVVGGEDDLVTVWSFSERRVVARGQGHRSWVSVVAFDPYVVSFTDPESEEPEEERRASDVQCYRLGSVSQDTQLCLWDLTEDVLRPPVRARASAHLSPGAPAPALSPNGVPGKPPAKCAKTNKIGHKHAELSNAAGEPSGAKSKTTKVNNVSTLNISVGKAKEETAIGVNSLTQRLAGFSFGERRSEHRRNFSLTSKPEQKSASNTVAMRGKSAGAPDSCDPVKLIGTPSCPRFDECPVLEPLVCKKIAHERLTALQFRAEYLVTACADGCVNTWARPARASNGEARAHRRFERIDLVD; encoded by the exons ATGGCCGTGCAGTCGGACTCCGGCGGGAAGGATGACGTGAAGACGCAGTTCGTGACGCGGGAGGGCACGTACCGCCTGATGACGCTGTCGGAGTACTCGCGGCCCAACCGGGTCGGGTACACGAGCGGGTCGGGCTCCTCTCACGTGCGCGTGTCGCTGGTGTCGCTGCCGCCGGGCCCGGGCGCCGCTCCGGGCTCGGACGGGCCGCCGTCGGACGACAGGATATGCTTCAATCACGGCAAGGAGCTCTATGTATATGTGTACAGAGGAGTTAAGAAG GCAGCTGATCTGACAAAACCAGTGGACAAGAAAATGTATAAAGGCACAAACCCCACTTGCCACGACTTCAACACAGTTACGATGGCCCCGGACAGTGTGGCGCTGGTCATCGGCTTCAGCACTGGACAGATACAGCTTATAGATCCTATCAAGAAAGAATTAAGTAAATTGTATAACGAAGAG AGACTGATCGATAAAACCCGGGTGACGTGTATCAAATGGGTCCCCGGCTCTAGCAACCTGTTCATAACGGCCCACGCCTCCGGGCAGCTGTATGTTTACAACGAGGAGTTAACTTGTGGGACTACGGCGCCGCATTATCAGTTATTTAAGCAGGGGGATGGGTACTCAATACACACGTGTAGAACTAAATCAACGAGGAATCCGCTGTACAGGTGGGTGATCGGCGCCGAGGGAAGTTGCATAAACGAGTTCGCATTCTCGCCTTGCGGGACGAATTTAGCCGTCGTCTCCCAAGATGGCTTCCTCAGAGTATTCCACTACGATACTATGGAGCTGATCGGGAGGGCGAGGTCGTACTTCGGAGGTTTTTTATGCGTGTGCTGGTCGCCCGACGGGAAATACGTCGTCGTCGGAGGGGAGGACGACCTGGTCACGGTCTGGTCGTTCAGCGAGCGGCGGGTGGTCGCGCGCGGGCAGGGCCACCGCTCGTGGGTGTCCGTCGTCGCGTTCGACCCGTACGTCGTTAGCTTCACCGACCCGGAGAGCGAGGAGCCGGAAGAGGAGAGACGTGCGAGTGACGTGCAGTGCTATAGGTTAGGGAGTGTATCGCAGGACACGCAGCTGTGCCTGTGGGACCTGACGGAGGACGTGCTGCGGCCGCCCGTGCGCGCGCGCGCGTCCGCGCACCTGTCGCccggcgcgcccgcgcccgcgctgTCGCCCAACGGCGTGCCCGGCAAGCCGCCCGCCAAGTGCGCCAAGACCAACAAGATCGGCCACAAGCACGCCGAGCTGAGCAACGCCGCCGGCGAGCCGTCCGGCGCCAAATCCAAAACGACGAAGGTCAACAACGTGTCCACTCTGAACATCAGCGTCGGGAAAGCCAAGGAGGAGACCGCGATAGGGGTGAATTCTTTGACGCAGCGGTTGGCCGGGTTCTCATTCGGCGAGCGACGCTCGGAGCACCGGCGGAACTTCAGTCTGACGTCGAAACCCGAGCAGAAGTCCGCGTCGAACACGGTCGCGATGCGCGGGAAGTCCGCGGGCGCGCCCGACTCGTGCGACCCCGTGAAGCTCATAGGCACGCCGTCGTGCCCTCGGTTCGACGAGTGCCCCGTGCTGGAGCCGCTCGTGTGCAAGAAGATCGCGCACGAGCGGCTGACGGCGCTGCAGTTCCGCGCGGAGTACCTGGTGACGGCGTGCGCGGACGGCTGCGTCAACACGTGGGCGCGCCCGGCGCGCGCCAGCAACGGCGAGGCGCGCGCGCACCGCAGGTTCGAGCGCATCGACCTCGTCGACTAG
- the LOC134673497 gene encoding 17S U2 SnRNP complex component HTATSF1, translated as MSKSAKSGFVIKLSTETVQKLTEEEEHAKKQAEDQHLQELQPSVSHLEEKDSKGKGDTVLHSGNEPSTTNNRDVSPSPGIKNTESKSKVELTEKQDTDHEDKDKKELKGDAKSESSDNSSWGDYSPYITYEGEEAIYTDPTTQVKYTWDQKTNSWTPKPGSEVPGRVYSYENDTHIYTDADGSKSFWDEEKKAWLPKVDDDFLAHYQMSYGFIDNTSKEDEESKKKEKEKLPKEQTSGVKRKNDPQWFDATDENNTKVYVSNLPLDLTEEEFVNFMQKCGLVERDPQSQKMKVKLYMDKEQNCFKGDALCTYIKIESVDLALKLLDGSDFKGNTVKVERAHFQLKGEYNPALKPKKKKKKELEKLKKMQQKLFDWRPEKFVGERSKHERVVIIKNLFHPSDFDKDVQLILDYQQDLREEAAKCGEVRKVVIYDRHPEGVAQITMKEPEQADAVVALVNGRWFGKRQITAEIWDGRTKYRIAETDADLSKRVDKWDKFLEGKEEPETSKTSVQTDKEIGVKADDVAIELPNAPEA; from the coding sequence ATGTCAAAGAGTGCAAAGTCAGGGTTTGTTATCAAACTCTCTACTGAAACGGTTCAGAAATTgactgaagaagaagaacatGCAAAGAAACAGGCTGAAGATCAGCATCTTCAGGAACTTCAGCCTTCTGTAAGTCATTTAGAAGAAAAGGATTCAAAAGGCAAGGGCGACACCGTATTACATTCTGGCAATGAGCCTTCCACAACGAACAATCGAGACGTTTCACCTTCACCTGGTATTAAGAATACCGAAAGTAAGTCAAAAGTTGAGTTGACTGAAAAACAAGATACCGATCATGAAGATAAGgataaaaaagaacttaaagGTGATGCAAAATCTGAATCAAGTGACAACTCATCCTGGGGTGATTATTCCCCATACATTACGTACGAAGGGGAAGAGGCCATTTACACAGATCCCACCACACAAGTAAAGTACACATGGGACCAAAAAACTAATTCTTGGACTCCAAAACCAGGCTCTGAAGTACCAGGCAGGGTTTACAGTTATGAAAATGATACACACATTTACACTGACGCAGATGGCTCCAAGTCTTTTTGGGATGAAGAAAAGAAAGCATGGTTACCTAAGGTTGATGATGACTTTCTAGCACACTACCAAATGTCCTATGGTTTCATTGATAACACCTCCAAAGAGGATGAGGAAagtaaaaagaaagaaaaagagAAGTTACCAAAAGAACAAACCAGTGGTGTTAAAAGAAAAAATGATCCCCAGTGGTTTGACGCTACAGACGAGAATAACACAAAGGTGTATGTCTCAAATCTTCCTTTAGACTTAACTGAAGAagaatttgtaaattttatgcAAAAATGTGGCCTTGTTGAGCGAGACCCACAGTCTCAAAAAATGAAGGTTAAACTTTACATGGATAAAGAACAAAATTGCTTTAAGGGTGATGCACTATGTACTTACATAAAGATAGAATCAGTTGATTTAGCACTGAAGTTACTTGATGGAAGTGATTTCAAAGGAAATACAGTAAAAGTAGAAAGAGCACACTTCCAACTGAAAGGAGAGTACAACCCAGCATTAAAAcctaaaaagaagaagaaaaaagagCTGGAAAAACTGAAGAAAATGCAGCAGAAACTATTTGACTGGCGGCCAGAGAAGTTTGTTGGAGAGAGATCTAAGCATGAGCGTGTTGTTATCATTAAAAACCTCTTTCATCCTTCTGACTTTGATAAGGATGTTCAATTGATATTGGACTATCAGCAGGACTTAAGAGAGGAGGCAGCTAAGTGTGGTGAGGTCCGTAAAGTGGTCATCTATGACCGGCATCCAGAAGGAGTAGCACAGATCACAATGAAAGAGCCAGAACAGGCAGATGCTGTTGTTGCTTTAGTCAATGGGAGGTGGTTTGGTAAAAGGCAAATCACAGCTGAAATATGGGATGGAAGAACTAAATACCGGATTGCAGAAACCGATGCTGATTTGAGTAAAAGAGTTGACAAATGGGACAAGTTTTTGGAAGGTAAAGAAGAGCCTGAAACAAGCAAGACATCAGTACAAACAGATAAAGAAATTGGGGTAAAAGCTGATGATGTTGCTATTGAACTTCCAAATGCCCCAGAAGCGTAA
- the LOC134673536 gene encoding uridine diphosphate glucose pyrophosphatase NUDT14-like — MEDVKNIRVTPMPESKYVKPLRFHYTQNGKEKNWDLLAVHDSVAIVIYNVTRKVLVLVKQFRPAMHFNSILPEDRDKETIDIEKYPPSLGLALEICAGIVDKDKSVVDIAIEEVLEECGYNVPAEKMERIISYRSGVGVQAALQTLFFCEVSDDMKTERGGGVDDELIDIVEMTIPEMEKLLSSPGPVQSPPSFLFAMMWFLHNKASKYIRSFDYTCSECKKHKERAWDWLIQ, encoded by the exons ATGGAGGATGTAAAAAATATTCGTGTAACCCCTATGCCAGAATCTAAATACGTGAAGCCGCTAAGGTTCCACTACACTCAGAATGGGAAGGAAAAGAACTGGGATCTACTGGCAGTTCACGACAGCGTGGCTATCGTTATTTACAATGTTACGAGAAAAGTTTTGGTGTTAGTTAAACAGTTCCGTCCAG CCATGCACTTCAACAGCATTCTCCCAGAAGACCGTGATAAGGAAACCATAGACATTGAGAAATATCCTCCGTCTCTGGGACTGGCTCTCGAGATATGCGCTGGGATTGTAGACAAGGACAAATCAGTGGTGGATATAGCCATTGAAGAAGTGTTGGAAGAGTGTGGCTATAATGTTCCCGCTGAAAAAATGgaaaggattatttcttacag ATCAGGAGTTGGTGTGCAAGCTGCACTACAGACACTCTTTTTCTGTGAAGTGTCAGATGACATGAAAACTGAACGTG GCGGAGGAGTTGATGATGAACTCATTGATATTGTGGAGATGACAATTCCCGAGATGGAAAAGTTACTGAGCTCTCCGGGACCTGTGCAGAGCCCACCCAGCTTCCTATTCGCCATGATGTGGTTCTTGCACAACAAGGCTAGCAAGTATAT TCGGTCGTTCGACTACACTTGCTCTGAATGCAAAAAGCACAAGGAACGAGCTTGGGATTGGCTCATACAGTGA